TTCCGCATTCAGTTCACAAGTTACCACAATTATATTCACTATTCAATCCTAATAAATcacaaatcaaatttctaatacCAAAGTTTATTTCCATAACCAGCTACAACAAAACTCTTCAAGACCTCAtcatatacaaatacaatacaatacacAGAAACAGCAACACAGACAATTTGAAAGaattgtaaaaagaaaatattcaaaCAAAACCCTCGGttaaagttggttttttttcACCTTCTTTCTCATCATGTCCACCATTCTTCACTTTCTCTCCAATCTTCAAACCCTGCAACCCTTCCACACAAGCTTTACCACCTCCATCTCTCACACCCCCTCGCTCCTCAGCCTCGCCGCCGACCACCACGTCGTCCGGGCCCACCTCCGGGGCTCCATTTCCCTTCTCCTTAGCGCAAGGCCCCGAATCCGCTTCATCTTCGTGCTCCGGCGAAAGTCCGACCAGCGTGGCGTCGGCGCCGGCGGGGGGCCATGGGTCATTCACGCAGTTTCCTTCGACTTCGTCGTCGTCGACGAAGTCGGTGGCGAAGATTGAGGAGGCGCGTGACTTCACGGCCGTGGCGGCTCTGAGAAATGCTTCTTTAATCGAGTCCGGTGGGAGCGCGCAGTCTTCGAGGCCCGCGTCTTCGAGTCGCGGAGGTAAGATCTGGTTCAGCAGTCCACCACCTTCTTCATCCTTCGTTGCTTCCAtgattgaaattttgaaaaccctaaccctaattcTTGGACAGTTAAAACGACACCGTTTATGATTGTAGAGCTTGAGCTATGGATTTTGCATCATATATTGGAGGGAATAGAGAGAAAAGGAGATCTGGGATCGGTGGGGTTTTGTTGAATGGTTTTAGTTATTTCCCATTTTAGCCATGAATTTATGTAGGTTTAAAAGCAAAAGTTGAGCTAGTCCATTTAGGGACAGGACTGTCAAATGGGTTATGGAGTCATGACAGCGTGTCAGTACTTCTCAACAAGGGTGACACGTGGGTGTCCAGGGCCACGTGTCAAAGCATGACAGTTATTTCAGTTTTAAAGCGCTCAACCGAATTGTTAATTCTGAGAAATTCTTAGTTAACGTTGGGAAGATATACAGTGTTTTTAAAGAAATGTGTacaaggacaaagtttagtatGTGGgtaaagttttcaattttttttattaggaatagattttggtaaatttactattaaattatatcttcttatattctttatatttgtaaaattttaaaaaaattaaagattaataactatgttattaataaattgtttaaattgtaaatttttgtaatttaacattatacataaaatataagtttatagatcatatagtaaataatattcgattgtcacaaaatttgacatgtatattaagattgaaaataacatgcaattcaacgattagattttcaaaatatgtataaatgtttattttattaagtaaagttgtaatATTATgctataattaattttgtaactaaactttatctaACATATAATTGTCcaaataattatatttgttgtgtatgttaataaaaaattttaaagcagttttgaaatattttaacttGTGATTATTCCATTTGACTTGATCATAATagtttcttcatttattttttatttttgataaatgtgAACGCATTAAGAAACTAAGAAGAGTTTggaataaaatagataatagaatccattaaaatattgtttacaaTACAGCCCCTAAACAGATAATAGAGCATTAGCATTtagagttctaaaaaaaaacttatttcatACTCTAAAAAGTTGCTTTATTCATAttaacaactcattttacaatacactaaatatctaatttcttatttttatatataactcaataaaataatataaactacacactcaaaaaaaaactaaattggtATAAAGGTTTAGAGTCTtgaatcaaattttttgtgttgtttcAAATTATTTCAATTGTTAATGGAATCTAGGCCACCCATTGTGTGgagcaaaaggatcctggtgggaatgtgggccttttgggccttgttaaggaaggccgacctgaccctggggttagagattgttggtgctatgggtcggcctatacgccgaggatccgaggatccagccgaggatggttttcccctcggactgacatcaaagaacctgagacttcatggtaaaggttagggaatgacacggtcaagaccaatggttaaagggagagaacccttgaatgtcctagaagcgccgatgttggaagaatatcaaaggtaaaggctgctacctccacattaaagaccctgcacctaccaccctggccgcattaatgaggaagtgacacttaaacagtggaagggaaacttctagttactgttcaaaggcactaagaaaagaaatatctaggctaagggaggaattgggggcaacacgtggataaagtattaaaaataggagtatttaaggagggacctagaacagaaacgggatggaactttttgtaacctaaaaagaaaaaggaaaaagagagagatataatataagaacagctctcgacttacgtccgaggaggcctatttacattactcctttttgtttccaagtacttgcaatctttagtttgtcatttcatcctcatacacttctaacctgggtttcaagcccacactctacaaattcatattgtttaaggctcattgggcctgagcccataactgttcttgggtccaggtgcaattgtgcacttacaattggcgccgtctgtgggaatctagtctagaagtagtagggatattatggcaggcttaggctctcatcatgcagagtcacaaggatcacaaccggaagatcatttcgaacgccttgaacaacgtagggatcgtgagggaagcgtccatacagaatatccaggggctagccatactcgtggagggggtagcactacccacgatgagggttctaaatccatgcagaaagaaatcaatcgtttaaagaggaagttacgccgtgctaaacgtaaggtttccccgtcctcgtctagttcttcctcagagaaggataggagagttggctacagttcgaggtcatattcccccaccagcgcaacatcctctggtgaggagaatgaccagccaacccgcagacgtaagaagcttcgttctaggggcttaggcaacgataccatgagtagggcgttgcaccaactctctaaatctccgttttcacggaggattgagagggggaggcttcctaggaggttcacccagcccacctttaccatctataatggccggactgatccggtggagcacgtaagtcatttcaaccaaaggatggcagtgcactctcataacgagactttgatgtgtaaagtcttcccctccagcttgggacctgtggctataagatggtttaacggtctcaaatcgggatcTGTAGGGTcatttggggaactaactagggcatttgcttcgcggttcattacgtgtagcagagttcctcggccattggactcgttgctgtacatggtcatgaaggaaggggagacactgaaagcatattccgacagatactgggaaatgtttaatgaaatatatggcgactttgatgaggtggcccttaatacctttaaggtgggcctccctactgatcacgacctaagaaagtctttgacgaaaaagcccgtccgcagcgtacgtcgtcttatggatcgtattgatgaatataaaagggtagaggaagatcagcagcagggaaaaggaaaggagaaggttatcctgcaggagagaagggatttcaggtcggacagataccacaacaacaagccaaggagggattacttcggacaatccggctcggcagtaccccaggctgtaaatactgtgttccgagaaccagtgcatcagttattagaaaaagttcgtaaagagcccttcttcagatggcccggcaaaaTGGCAGgcgaccctgcgagaagaaatcaaaaccttttctgtcagtaccatcaggatgtgggccacactaccgagaaatgtcggaccctgtggaaccatttagaacagctcgtcagtgagggaaagttaaagcagcacttgtgtcagcccactgggcaggtcagtcaagttggttcaaacaaccagaggaatagttcatctcggccagcattggggacgattaatgttatcttcgctgcacctggtaggaccggctcaggtcctactagggttatggcggtttcccattcgcaggccgaggatgtgggtagcaggccgaagagattaaagagcactttacctgtcttgggtttctccgaggaggataaagtagggactatccagccccatgacgatgctcttgtggttaccctcaggatagggaattataatgtgagaagggtgatgatagatcaaggcagcggtgcagatattatgtaccctgatctatttaaagggctgaggttggagttggaagatttaactccttatgactccccacttataagctttgagggaagggccgttgtgccgaaggggcagatccgtttacccgttcaatccggctcagaaacggttgacgtagatttcattgtggttgacgcgtactctccatatacagccatcctcgccaggctatggctgcacgctttgggagctgtctcttctaccttacatgttaaagtaaaattcccctcgggggagcatgttgaggaaatcctcggcagccaggtagttgctaggcaatgcatatcggctgcggtgcttcgtcagtcagaaattgagtcatcaaccttgcccatccaagagtcatagcaattaatagCTCCGGAGGGACCTGGAGCGATGATAaaagatgaggctgtttgtgaggagttagagaagtttgtaatagccgatgatccagagaggttctttcaagttggcatacgattgccacaccaagagaagatggagttgttgaaatttctgaaggataatctagatgtctttgcatgggacccctatgaggctccaggtgtagatccgaactttatttgtcatcatttaaacgtcaatccggccattgttccgaggaggcagccacctcggcgatcttcccgagaacattctgaggctgtgaaggaagaggttcttaaactcaaaagggcgggggctatcaaagaagttttctaccctgaatggttggctcatactgttgtcgttaagaagaagaacggcaagtggagagtatgtgtagactttactgatctgaacaaggcctgtcctaaagattcattcccaatgccacggattgatcaactggtagatgctactgtcggacatcctcggatgagttttttggatgccttccagggttaccaccaaattcccttggcgttagaagatcaggagaagactgctttcattacaccaatcgggaactatcattataaggtcatgccattcgggttaaaaaatgcgggggctacttaccaaagaatgatgacccgaatgtttgagcagcaactggggaaaaacatagaagtatacgtggatgatatggtggtgaagagtaagacggtaccttcgcacatgacagatttggccgacaccttccagatgttgaggaagtataagttgcgccttaacgccgccaagtgttcttttggcgtgggatctggaaagttcctaggatatatgatcactcataggggcatagaggtgaacccagtgcaggttaaggctgttcagaatttgcagccgcctcggaacccaaaggagattcagaaattgaccggaatgattgctgcgttgaatagatttatttctcggtcagctgaccggtgccgtcctttctttcagttgttgaacaagtggaaaggatttcaatggactgaggattgtgagtcagctttccaacagcttaagcaatatctttctcggccacccattttatctcgccctgaggtggacgaggttttattcgcttatctggccgtggctattcatgcggtgagtctagttcttataaggaatgaaaatggaatgcagaggccgatctactatgttagtaagtccttgaatgaggccgaggtgcgctatctgcccttggaaaaagcgcttctagcagtagtccacgccacgcgtaaactccctcactatttccagtctcatactgtggttgttttgacccagttgcctctcaaggctgtgttgcgcagtgctgattattctggcagagtggcaaagtggggaaccattttgggagcctttgatgttaaatacaagcctcgcacctcggtgaaaggtcaggtcctcgctgattttggtggcagagtttgctgaaccattgttagaagaaacttcaaaggaagcacacatgggtgaaaaatcagttggtgtgatcacagccgtatcgccctcggcttggaaagtttatgtggatggggctgctaatcataaagggtctggcgttggacttgttctaatgtcccctgaaggaattgtctttgaaaaatctttgagattggccttctcggctactaataatgaggccgagtatgaagcggtcttggtaggcatgcaaatggtacgtaagatgggtggcaaggaaatccatttgttctcggactctcagttagtagtcggccaagtcatgggtaccatggaagctagagattccagaatgcaggaatatttggcccaggtcaagcgtcagcaggctgaattcgactcctttgccttagctcatgtctctaggagtggaaatactcatgcagattctttggctacgttggcaacatcctcggctcaaggtctaccaagggttattctcgttgaggatttggtagaaccttctcttgtagctgctaacgcacctctcatccatctaataaggcctggtcctagttggatggattcgatcatatcttttctcaaaaatgacatccttcccgaagacaaagttgaagcagaaaaggtacgtcgaaaggcgccgcgtttctggttgtccgaggaccagaagctatacaaacgatccttttctggaccgtatttgttgtgtgtacaccctgaatcaacagaatcattactggaggaattgcatgaaggaatttgtgggagtcacactgggggaaggtccttagctcatagagcccttactcagggttattggtggcccaatatgcagagggaggctcaggactatgccagaaagtgtgatcaatgtcagaggttcgcccctaatatccaccaacctggaggggttcttaaccctctgtctagcccttggcctttcgcacaatggggcctggacattgtcgggccatttccgagagctgctggcaacaaaagatggttgctcgtgggaacagactatttcactaaatgggttgaagctgagccattagccaatatccgagatgttgattccaagaaatttatatggaaaaatattgttactagatttggtataccgcacacacttgtctcagacaatggcgttcaatttgacagcaacgcctttaggcaatattgtggtgacatgggtatcacaaatagatattctaccccagcttatcctcgagggaatgggcaggccgaggccgttaacaaggtcatagtcaatgggctcaagaagaggttggatgatgcgaaaggcagatgggtagaagagctccctcatgttctgtggacatatcggaccacaccgcgcaggtccaccggagaaacaccattttctatgacttatggagccgaggcggtgataccactagaatctggttttcctactctaaagacaagttcttttagccccgaaaataaccagggacttctagagaaagatcttgatttacttgaggaacggcgtgaggcagctatggtccaattggcttattatcagcagaagctaaaacgaggatatgatgcccacgtgaagctaaggccacttgcacctggtgatcttgtattaaggaaagttgtaggcacttctaagaacccagcatggggtaaactaggacctaactgggaaggcccctatcgcattgtttcaatagcaggcatagggtcgtataggctagctgacctagatgaacgagttgtaccacgtccatggaatgtaaataatcttagaaggtattattattaatcaaataagcttttgtcaattaatatttcaaagttatggctagctctcatatttgaagttacaatttctaagaatcaaacagaaacttggttaagtgtagtcctcggatcacaaaccttgtggaaattgatgtcttgtcatttgttaaacagaaccttagttatgccgggtcttcggacctcctactttgggaaaa
The sequence above is drawn from the Castanea sativa cultivar Marrone di Chiusa Pesio chromosome 5, ASM4071231v1 genome and encodes:
- the LOC142634292 gene encoding uncharacterized protein LOC142634292 produces the protein MEATKDEEGGGLLNQILPPRLEDAGLEDCALPPDSIKEAFLRAATAVKSRASSIFATDFVDDDEVEGNCVNDPWPPAGADATLVGLSPEHEDEADSGPCAKEKGNGAPEVGPDDVVVGGEAEERGGVRDGGGKACVEGLQGLKIGEKVKNGGHDEKEGEKKPTLTEGFV